The Chloroflexota bacterium genome contains the following window.
CTCATCGTAGATGAATTCCTGAAACATTAGAAAAGCAATGTCGAATATCTCCAGGCCGGTTTCTTCGCGTATTTCGCGGCATAGAGCAGCTTCCATGCATTCGCCGAGTTCAATATGTCCGCCGGGGACGACGTAGCGGTCGCGCCATTTGTGGGAGCGCATCAAAAAGAGTTCGCCCTGCGGATTGAAGATCAGCGCGCCGACGGTAGGTTCGGGGTATTGTTGGGGGTTCATAAGGGTAAAAAATCCTGGTTGACAGTGTGCTCAGTTTGTGGAATAATTAGAACATAAAATCTATTAATTGAGAAGGAAGAATCGACGATGGGTGTTGCGCTGATATTTGCGGGAATGTCGTTTGTGGTTAGTTTGTTGAATCTATTTTTGGTAGCGTTGCTATTTTATCGGATGGAATTAGGACGGCCCGTTCTGCGTCAACAACTTGCTCCCAAGAAACTGATTATGACACCGGGGGTAAATGAGTTAGCAACTACTCTTTGGATGTTGGAAAACTAGTGGTTATGTGAGCCAAGCCCCCAGGCGGTAATTTTCGTGGCGTCAATATGTGCAAAGGGACTGTGTAACTCAACATCATATGTATGAATGTTAACATCTTTAAGTGTGATAGTCTTCTCTTCTTCTGCTTCTGGGTAGTCATTCGTTAGGTCACCATAAGTAAATTTGTAGGATACAGATTTTACAGCTGGTTCGATGGGGTTTTCTTTTTCTTGCTCTTTTATATTTCTACGTATATCTTTTGCCATTTCTTTTTTCGATGTCAATTGCCCCATTATTAATCCCTGTGGGAGCATGACCCAGATATTCATGGGCGGGAGTTGTTCCTTGTAGATGGCTACTGCTATGCGAAATAATTTCTCTGACATATTTTTTTCTCCTCACTGGTACTTTGGTCATAGGCACATGATGAGAGTATAGAAAAGTAGTTGCCGAATGTCAAGCAAGGGATTTTGCTATTCTTTGTCAGATTGATGGAATTTTCCGTAACAGGCACTTCTGAAAGTGCCTGTTACGTTATTTTTCGTTGAGAAATTCCCAAATGACATCTGTGGCGTTGATCCCGCCTACGCCGGGCAAGCCGGGCCAGTGGTGTCCCCCACCCTCGACAGTATATAACTGAACCGAAACGCCAGCTTTGCAGGCCTCCCAGCGTTCGGCGGTTGTGTTGCCCTGGCGGAAGAATTCCACCGCTTCGCCTGGGCAACCGTTGCGAGCGGCCCAATCTGCAGCCCAGGCGGGGATGGAGGGTTGGAAGTCGTCGCCGGTGTAGGGCACAATGGGGTCGGCGGTGCCGTGGAATGCGAGTATATTCAGCGGCGCGCTCGGAGCGCAGTTTTCGCCCCCATAGTAGGAACCCGCCACGGTTGCAATCCCGGCCAGCTTTTCGGCTAGCGCACAACCCAATCGGTTCGCCATCCCCGCGCCATTGGAAAATCCCACAATAAAGACGCGCTCCGCATTGGCCCCCAGATTAGAGATTGCGTACTGGATCACATCCCAGATGAAGGCAATATCTTCAAAACTGCCCGCCCCGGAAGCCATCCAGGCCGTGTTATTTTCCCAATAACCTTGCGGATAGATGACGATGAAATTGGCCTGGTCGGCTTTGTCGGAGAATCCGGGCAGGGAGGCCATTTCTGCGGCATTGCTGCCGCGGCCGTGCAGGGCGATGACCAGGGGATACAGTTGATCGGGCTGGTAGGGCGCAGGCAAATGGAGCAGGAAACTGCGTCGCAGACCCATCGATTGGATTTCAACCGTATATTCCCCGGTTTCAGCATTGGTTGGGGAAGGAACCGGCGTTGATGTGGATATCTGCGCGGTTGGCATGGCTGAAGGTGTGGGAAAAAATTCTTGTGACTGGCAACCAGCCGCAAAAACGCTCAAGGCGATCCACAGGATGAGATTACGGGGTTTGACCGTGTGCATTTTATGGTCTGGTTACAATCAAGTCGCACTCTGGAGAGTGGCCAAACGGATCTGAGCGGGTCATTGCTACCTCGTGTCCGCCGATTTTCCAACTGTCGCCCATATACAGGGTGATCTCTTGTTCCTGCCCTTTTGTCGTAAGGGTCAGTTCTGCGAAAGGAGTTTCATAATCCTCAGTCCATTCTCGGCCGATGGTATGTAGTTCGAGCGTTAAGGATTCTCCATTGATCTTTACAATCTGACCTTCCTGCATGGTGAACTCCTCGCCCAAAGATGCCTTTTTTGCAAGCGTACACGCAGTCAGCATGAGCAAGCATCCCAGCACCAGGCAAAAAAGCGCTATTCGGATGTGTTTGGACATGGCGGTTTCTCCTGGGTGAAGACTCAGCGATTTAGGGGCGGGCTATGAAAAACTCTAAATTTTGTATTCATCAAAGGAAGTGTGAACGATATTCTGTCATTGCGAGGGCGCAATTTGCCCGAAGCAATCTCCAATTATGAGTGCAGATTGCTTCGCTGCGCTCGCAATGACAGATATGGCGATATAGCTGATTGTTCAAGGTACTGTTGCCGAGTACAAAAAACTCTAAATTTCCTGTAAGCATAGCATACTTTTATTTCGCCACAGGGTAAAATGGTAAAATCGAGCACAAACTGATTCTCAGGAGAAAACCACATGTGCGGAATTTTTGGTATTGTCACCAAAGAGCAGCAACAACTCGGCCCCACGCTGATCGAAGTCGGGCACCGGCTCTCGTACCGCGGTTATGATACCGTTGGTGCAGCGACCATCCCCCAGAGCGGTAAAGTTGATCTGCGCAAGGATGTTGGCAAAGTGCAGGAGGTGGCCGACCGGCTCAATTTTCAGGAAATGACCGGGAAGCGTGCCATCTTGCAATTGCGCTGGGCCACCTTCGGAGCGCCCTCCTACACCAATGCGCAACCCCATCTCGATTCCGATGGCGATATGGTTGGGGCGCATAATGGCAACGTGGTTAACAACGTCGAACTGCGCCAGCAATTCATCGCCGAAGGGATGACCGTGCGCTCCGAAAACGACGGCGAAAGCTGCGTGCATGCCGTGGAACGTTATATAGATCAGGGCGACGATATCATCACGGCCATTCGCAAGGCCTATCACGACCTGGAAGGTGATTATGCCTTCGTCGTCGGGCGGTTGGGCGAAGACCGGCTCTACGCCATCAAAAAAGGCTCCGGGCTGGTGGCCGGAATCACGGACGAACTGACCTGCATCGCCTCCGACCTGCCTTCGATTCTACCGATCACGCGCCAGATCGTGCGTCTGAACGACGGCGAGATCATCACCTTTTGGGCAGGGGGTTATGAAATCCACAATGTGGAAGATGGCAGTCTTGTCGAGCGCGCCTCCGAAATCGTTGAAGATAGCATAGAAATCGTCCAGAAGGGCGGTTATGATCATTTTATGCTCAAGGAAATCCACGAACAGGCTCAGGTGGCGGGTGAACTCTTTCACCTGCTTGAAAATTCCAGCGACATCGAGCCGATGCTTGCCAAACTCAAGGCGGCGCGCAACCTTTATATCATCGCCTGCGGGACGAGTTATCACGCCGGGCTGCTGGGGTCGGTCTATTTTGCCAATCTCGCCGGACGTGTCACCATCCCCGTGCTTGCTCCGCAATTCATCGCCCAATATGCCCCAGCGGTTGGCCCCGAAGATGTGGGTATTTTCGTCAGCCAGAGCGGCGAAACCAAAGACGTGCTTAACGCCATTCAGGTCGCCGAAAAGCGCGGTATGGGTGTGCTGGGGCTGGTCAATGTAGTGGGTTCATCGCTGATGCGCGCGAGCGAATATTACGTCCCGCTGGCTTGCGGCTACGAGATCAGCGTTCCGGCGACGAAAACATTTACCAATCAGGTGGTGGGATTTTTGTATCTGGCCCTGCGGATGGGAGGTCATCCAACCGCTGCCCTGGCGAATCTAC
Protein-coding sequences here:
- a CDS encoding NUDIX domain-containing protein; the protein is MNPQQYPEPTVGALIFNPQGELFLMRSHKWRDRYVVPGGHIELGECMEAALCREIREETGLEIFDIAFLMFQEFIYDEHFWKQRHYIFFDYVCKTHSTEVTLNEEAQEYLWMKPAEALQQLPMDPYTRAAIQKYLEHV
- the glmS gene encoding glutamine--fructose-6-phosphate transaminase (isomerizing) produces the protein MCGIFGIVTKEQQQLGPTLIEVGHRLSYRGYDTVGAATIPQSGKVDLRKDVGKVQEVADRLNFQEMTGKRAILQLRWATFGAPSYTNAQPHLDSDGDMVGAHNGNVVNNVELRQQFIAEGMTVRSENDGESCVHAVERYIDQGDDIITAIRKAYHDLEGDYAFVVGRLGEDRLYAIKKGSGLVAGITDELTCIASDLPSILPITRQIVRLNDGEIITFWAGGYEIHNVEDGSLVERASEIVEDSIEIVQKGGYDHFMLKEIHEQAQVAGELFHLLENSSDIEPMLAKLKAARNLYIIACGTSYHAGLLGSVYFANLAGRVTIPVLAPQFIAQYAPAVGPEDVGIFVSQSGETKDVLNAIQVAEKRGMGVLGLVNVVGSSLMRASEYYVPLACGYEISVPATKTFTNQVVGFLYLALRMGGHPTAALANLPQWIEATIEAAESQISSVEGKISPWDDLYCLGYGLTYPIALEGALKLKEITYAHCEGMLSTEFKHGPLSAVTKGYPVIFVAGPGDTSLIVSGINEVTCRGGRAIAIGEEDARLRANADDLIVIPRIDAPDWLRPHVDALLSVLPLQLLSYRISLARGFDPDFPRNLSKTLTVD